One stretch of Podospora bellae-mahoneyi strain CBS 112042 chromosome 2, whole genome shotgun sequence DNA includes these proteins:
- a CDS encoding hypothetical protein (COG:U; EggNog:ENOG503P24C) → MASDDTLPTLKVLLIGPSGAGKSALLTRYCDDEFDPETSAATIGIDFKIKVLNVRGKPYRLTLFDTAGQERFRTLSTSFYRGAHGVLLVYDISTRASFLSMERWFNEAEANTVEGVALYLVGAKLDKADAREVTTEEGQALAEAHGAKFCEASAKTRENVRLAFVDIVDRIVQTPGLIQNARLGRAAGAVALGNGGSSGSGGGDGYGAYLPGGCSC, encoded by the exons ATGGCTTCGGATGATACCCTCCCGACGCTCAAGGTGTTGCTTATTGGGCCGTCGGGGGCGGGGAAGAGTGCTT TACTAACCCGCTACTGCGACGATGAATTCGACCCCGAGACCTCGGCCGCAACGATAGGGATTGATTTCAAG ATCAAAGTCCTCAACGTCCGCGGCAAACCCTACCGTCTCACCCTCTTCGACACCGCAGGCCAGGAACGGTTccgcaccctctccacctcgtTCTACCGCGGCGCGCACGGGGTGTTGCTCGTGTACGACATCTCGACGCGGGCGAGCTTTTTGAGCATGGAGAGGTGGTTCAACGAGGCGGAGGCGAAcacggtggagggggttgcgCTTTATCTG GTCGGGGCAAAGTTGGACAAGGCCGACGCAAGGGAGGTCACCacggaggaggggcaggcgcTCGCCGAGGCGCACGGGGCAAAGTTTTGCGAGGCGAGCGCAAAGACTAGGGAGAATGTGAGGTTGGCGTTTGTCGATATTGTGGATAGGATTGTGCAGACTCCGGGGTTGATACAGAATGCTAGACTGGGAAGGGCGGCGGGAGCGGTAGCGTTGGGGAATGGTGGGAGtagtgggagtggtggtggtgatgggtatGGGGCTTATTTGCCGGGgggttgttcttgttga
- a CDS encoding hypothetical protein (MEROPS:MER0031610; COG:S; EggNog:ENOG503NY7B): MVPRVTALRLIAKRTLTPSLCQTMKMRYSTVPLAYDLHEPAKPSVGNPNKNSPIVFMHGLFGSKKNNRTISKVLARDLGRSVYAIDLRNHGDSPHDPHHNYTAMAADVGDFIKQHGLKDPCLIGHSMGAKAAMTLSLTSPALISSLISVDNAPVDARLESDFARYIRGMKEIESSEVTKQSQADSILQSYEPSVTIRQFLLGNLHRPRHPESQVQKFKVPLSIIGKALDHLGDFPFKDPREVRFEKPALFVRGTKSKYVPDEVIPLIGQFFPRFELVDVEAGHWLISENPEAFRRAVVEFLSPKE, from the exons ATGGTCCCAAGAGTGACAGCCCTTCGGCTCATTGCCAAAAGGACGCTCACACCTTCATTATGCCaaacgatgaagatgagatATTCCACCGTCCCTCTGGCGTATGATCTTCACGAGCCGGCCAAGCCGTCGGTTggcaaccccaacaagaaCTCGCCTATTGTTTTCATGCACGGGTTGTTTGGGTCGAAGAAGAATAACAGAACGATAAGTAA AGTCCTCGCCCGTGACCTAGGCCGCTCCGTCTACGCCATT GACCTCCGCAACCACGGGGACTCCCCCCACGACCCCCACCACAACTACACCGCCATGGCCGCCGACGTAGGCGACTTTATCAAGCAGCACGGCCTCAAAGACCCTTGCCTGATCGGCCACTCCAT GGGCGCCAAAGCAGCAATgaccctctctctcacctcccccgccctaatctcctccctcatctccgTCGACAACGCCCCCGTCGACGCCCGCCTCGAGTCCGACTTTGCCCGCTACATCCGCGGCATGAAAGAGATCGAATCCTCCGAGGTCACCAAACAATCCCAAGCAGACTCCATCCTCCAGTCCTATGAACCCTCCGTCACAATCCGCCagttcctcctcggcaacctccaccgtccccgcCACCCCGAGTCTCAGGTCCAAAAGTTCAAGGTTCCGCTGAGCATCATCGGGAAGGCGCTCGATCACCTGGGTGACTTTCCCTTTAAAGATCCCAGAGAGGTCAGGTTTGAGAAACCGGCGCTGTTTGTCAGGGGGACAAAGTCGAAATATGTCCCTGACGAGGTCATCCCGCTGATAGGCCAGTTTTTCCCCAGGTTTGAgctggttgatgtcgaggcGGGCCATTGGTTGATTAGTGAGAATCCCGAGGCGTTtaggagggcggtggtggagtttttGAGTCCGAAGGAATAG